One genomic segment of Gimesia chilikensis includes these proteins:
- a CDS encoding MotA/TolQ/ExbB proton channel family protein, whose product MMMGNSLERNQTSLTYRSLSLFLLLAVLMTPLGLTARSFAYQDEAAPAGEAPAANEAPAGEAPAAGEAPAGEAPAAGGAQPAANGAAPAAASESFLSWMIRASGFFGLILLLLSFLMVALIMANVLSIRRDNLMPPDLIGAFEEKLNNKDYQGAFELAKSDDSFVARVLAAGLSKLNQGYSEAVEGMQEVGEDENMAMEHKLSYLALIGAIAPMIGLMGTVYGMILSFQTIANSATSPKPSELADGISTALFTTLEGLTVAIPAMIFYSLLRNRVARFSLEVGMISESLMNRFSSSSK is encoded by the coding sequence ATGATGATGGGGAATTCCTTGGAACGGAATCAGACTTCACTGACTTACCGCAGCCTGAGCCTGTTTTTACTGTTAGCCGTCCTGATGACACCGCTGGGGCTGACTGCCCGCAGCTTTGCTTACCAGGATGAAGCTGCTCCTGCCGGTGAAGCACCTGCCGCTAACGAAGCCCCCGCTGGTGAAGCACCCGCGGCTGGAGAAGCCCCTGCTGGCGAAGCACCTGCAGCCGGTGGAGCTCAGCCTGCTGCCAACGGTGCCGCACCTGCTGCTGCCTCTGAAAGCTTCCTGTCCTGGATGATTCGTGCTTCCGGTTTCTTCGGTCTGATCCTGTTGCTGCTGTCCTTCCTGATGGTTGCCTTGATCATGGCAAACGTACTTTCGATTCGTCGCGACAACCTGATGCCACCGGATCTGATCGGTGCCTTCGAAGAAAAGCTGAATAACAAAGATTACCAGGGAGCCTTCGAACTGGCTAAAAGCGATGACTCATTCGTCGCTCGCGTACTGGCAGCGGGCCTGAGCAAACTTAACCAGGGTTACTCGGAAGCCGTCGAAGGGATGCAGGAAGTCGGTGAAGACGAAAACATGGCCATGGAACACAAGCTGAGCTACCTGGCTCTGATTGGTGCTATCGCTCCGATGATCGGGCTGATGGGTACAGTTTATGGTATGATTTTGAGCTTCCAGACCATCGCTAACTCAGCAACTTCCCCCAAACCTTCCGAACTGGCTGACGGTATTTCAACCGCATTGTTCACCACACTGGAAGGTCTGACCGTTGCGATTCCCGCGATGATTTTCTACAGCCTGTTGCGAAACCGGGTTGCCCGCTTCTCACTGGAAGTCGGCATGATCAGCGAAAGCCTGATGAACCGTTTCTCTTCCAGCAGTAAATAA
- a CDS encoding ExbD/TolR family protein, with amino-acid sequence MKIKSKKPAVADVDMTPMIDIVFQLIAFFMVITNFEQIQADERVKLPSDSLAKPPEVKAADELVLNIGFDRNTQGEITDPEAYIFYNGEQIPVLKFGAKLEQEARIYKQKNQDPKDVPVILRADALVKTGLIQDLIKLAQENGFTKFAFKATQKIQ; translated from the coding sequence ATGAAAATCAAATCAAAGAAGCCGGCTGTGGCTGACGTTGACATGACCCCCATGATCGACATCGTCTTTCAGCTCATTGCATTCTTCATGGTGATTACCAACTTCGAGCAGATCCAGGCAGACGAACGGGTGAAACTCCCTTCCGACTCCCTGGCCAAACCGCCCGAAGTCAAAGCCGCTGATGAACTGGTTCTGAACATCGGCTTCGACCGAAACACACAGGGCGAAATCACCGACCCCGAAGCTTATATCTTTTATAATGGCGAACAGATCCCGGTACTGAAATTCGGTGCCAAACTGGAACAGGAAGCCCGAATCTACAAGCAGAAGAATCAGGACCCTAAAGACGTGCCTGTGATTCTACGAGCCGATGCACTTGTTAAAACGGGTCTGATTCAGGATTTGATCAAGCTCGCCCAGGAGAATGGTTTCACCAAGTTTGCCTTCAAGGCGACGCAGAAGATTCAATAA
- a CDS encoding ExbD/TolR family protein, whose amino-acid sequence MKLRSSGREAEKIEPQMAPMIDVVFQLLIFFMLTLNIVEPEGDFNVNMPITDSNTPAEDPNIFPDIKVRLVANEDGSLNTIRLGQVNLGNGPNVFAGLNHEILKIIGKPGNPITKDMEVEIEADYNLHYEYTLKAVSACTGRLDSSGKHIIRYIEKIKFAPPVGGPTAGS is encoded by the coding sequence ATGAAGTTACGCAGCTCAGGCCGGGAAGCAGAAAAAATCGAGCCCCAGATGGCGCCGATGATTGACGTGGTTTTCCAGCTGTTGATCTTCTTCATGCTGACGCTGAACATTGTTGAACCCGAAGGGGATTTCAACGTCAACATGCCAATCACGGACAGTAATACTCCGGCTGAAGACCCGAATATTTTCCCGGATATCAAAGTTCGCCTGGTCGCCAATGAAGATGGCTCACTGAATACGATCCGTCTGGGTCAGGTCAATCTGGGGAACGGTCCCAATGTGTTTGCCGGACTGAATCACGAGATTCTGAAGATCATCGGCAAACCAGGCAACCCGATCACCAAAGATATGGAAGTCGAAATCGAAGCCGACTACAACCTGCATTACGAATACACCCTGAAGGCCGTCAGTGCCTGCACAGGACGACTCGATTCTTCGGGCAAGCATATCATCCGTTACATTGAGAAGATCAAATTTGCCCCTCCCGTGGGTGGTCCCACTGCGGGCAGTTAA
- a CDS encoding PIN/TRAM domain-containing protein: MLLISIRVLYAFVCAGAIATYVSSNPPSPVDQYPLIAFVLLMMLTQGVTCLDLLISQKRIEVMSAIYFGLLVGVLLSYLLIQALSPVISKTPWGEGVVMISTLTLPYLCISFLLQTKDDFRFIVPYVEFSRELKGGRPLVLDSSALIDGRIADVVETKILDSEMVVPDFILKEVQDIADSSDKVRRVRGRRGLDILSTLQNNPNVDISMYDAKETEKEKGLTVDQRLVVAAKKLGGRVVTNDFNLNKVASVQGVDVINLNDVANSLKPRYLPGEHIQLKIIKEGESQGQGVGYLDDGTMVVCEQANHLVGRDVDAVVTSVLQSSAGRMIFGRVTESR; this comes from the coding sequence ATGTTGTTAATCAGTATTCGAGTGCTCTACGCCTTTGTCTGTGCGGGAGCCATCGCGACGTACGTCAGCTCTAACCCGCCCAGCCCCGTGGATCAGTATCCCCTGATCGCGTTTGTGCTGCTCATGATGTTGACCCAGGGCGTCACCTGCCTGGACCTGCTCATCAGCCAGAAGCGTATCGAGGTGATGTCTGCCATTTACTTCGGCCTGCTGGTCGGCGTTCTGCTCAGCTATCTGCTGATCCAGGCATTAAGCCCGGTAATTTCCAAAACGCCCTGGGGGGAAGGTGTGGTGATGATCTCGACGCTGACGCTCCCCTACCTGTGTATATCGTTTCTCTTACAGACCAAGGACGATTTCCGTTTCATCGTGCCTTACGTTGAGTTCTCACGAGAACTGAAGGGGGGCCGTCCCCTGGTGCTGGACAGTAGCGCCCTGATTGATGGTCGTATTGCCGACGTTGTGGAAACCAAGATCCTTGACTCGGAAATGGTAGTTCCTGACTTCATCCTGAAAGAGGTTCAGGATATTGCCGACAGCAGCGACAAAGTCCGGCGTGTCCGGGGCCGCCGCGGCCTGGATATTCTTTCTACTTTACAGAATAACCCGAACGTCGATATCTCGATGTACGACGCCAAGGAGACGGAAAAGGAAAAGGGACTCACCGTCGATCAACGACTGGTTGTAGCAGCGAAAAAACTGGGGGGAAGAGTTGTGACTAACGACTTCAACCTCAACAAGGTTGCCAGTGTGCAGGGGGTCGATGTCATCAACCTGAACGATGTCGCCAATTCGCTGAAGCCGCGTTATCTGCCCGGGGAACACATCCAGTTGAAGATCATCAAGGAAGGGGAATCCCAGGGCCAGGGTGTCGGTTACCTTGACGACGGAACGATGGTGGTCTGCGAACAGGCCAATCACCTGGTGGGACGCGACGTGGATGCCGTGGTAACCAGTGTGCTGCAGAGCAGTGCCGGCCGCATGATCTTTGGCCGTGTCACCGAAAGCCGCTAA
- a CDS encoding (deoxy)nucleoside triphosphate pyrophosphohydrolase, with protein MNERKTNRIGIAVVEHQRQFLIGVRDHSTTLAGHHEFPGGKCEPGEAPDVCAARECLEETGLSVRPAEELLYVEHAYDHADVLLHFWLCHPEPAAPAHLLTEDLKGFRWIPAEELPALNFPAANAPLIDLLINAYVRS; from the coding sequence ATGAATGAGCGCAAAACGAACCGGATCGGAATTGCCGTTGTGGAACACCAGCGGCAATTCCTGATCGGTGTACGTGATCACTCGACAACTCTCGCAGGGCATCATGAGTTTCCAGGGGGAAAATGTGAACCCGGGGAAGCCCCGGATGTCTGCGCCGCCCGAGAGTGTCTTGAAGAGACGGGGCTTTCTGTTCGCCCCGCGGAGGAGCTGCTCTACGTCGAACACGCATACGATCATGCAGACGTGTTGTTGCATTTCTGGTTATGTCATCCGGAACCTGCTGCACCCGCTCATTTGCTCACAGAAGACCTGAAAGGGTTCCGCTGGATCCCGGCTGAGGAACTGCCCGCCTTAAATTTTCCCGCCGCAAATGCGCCGCTGATCGATCTGCTGATCAACGCCTACGTCCGCAGTTGA
- a CDS encoding GNAT family N-acetyltransferase, whose product MGYSITQAQPSDDQEELISLINRNFDKNDSQWFDWSHRQNPFGQNYCWLAREEAAGKLIGSTGLLSRRMNYQGEPLYFGQAEAINIDPEHRSAQAAIKLQRALVSHLPETDFKFVYGMTETAAAVFQRCRYKKIGTFQHWVMPLRSEYKLKNRISNPLIRKGAATFIDLGLRLYSLESRTFLSPRLNTNFEAPFDERFHDLFTQHSQDLITVERTREFLEWRFCQEPSSRFQIMTLENRDQELLGYIVYVIGETGRNGDHAAGIQDFFYKDESVLKTMLAAFIQQCRQIGMDSIVMNFFGRQEIGKLLSRFGFFQRKSATQVFVYQNPQFSDLQMDTILDPEHWHLTNAELLS is encoded by the coding sequence ATGGGCTATTCAATCACTCAGGCACAACCGAGTGACGATCAGGAAGAACTGATTTCCCTGATTAATCGGAATTTTGATAAAAATGATTCCCAGTGGTTCGACTGGTCGCATCGACAGAATCCCTTCGGGCAAAACTACTGCTGGCTCGCCCGGGAAGAAGCAGCCGGGAAGTTGATCGGTTCTACGGGGCTGCTCAGCCGACGTATGAATTATCAGGGAGAGCCTCTGTATTTTGGTCAGGCCGAGGCGATTAACATTGATCCCGAACATCGCTCTGCCCAGGCTGCCATCAAGTTGCAACGGGCCCTGGTTTCGCATCTTCCGGAAACCGACTTCAAGTTCGTGTACGGTATGACGGAAACCGCCGCTGCCGTTTTCCAGCGTTGTCGCTACAAAAAAATCGGCACCTTCCAACACTGGGTAATGCCACTGCGAAGCGAGTATAAGCTCAAAAATAGAATCTCGAACCCGCTAATAAGAAAAGGAGCAGCCACCTTTATTGATCTGGGGCTGCGTCTCTATTCACTGGAGTCTCGAACGTTCCTGTCACCGCGGCTCAACACTAATTTTGAAGCCCCCTTCGATGAACGTTTTCATGATCTGTTCACTCAGCATTCACAGGATTTGATCACAGTAGAACGGACGCGTGAATTTCTGGAATGGCGTTTCTGCCAGGAGCCTTCTTCCCGATTCCAGATTATGACACTGGAAAACAGAGATCAGGAACTGCTGGGATACATCGTGTACGTGATCGGCGAGACAGGCAGAAACGGAGACCACGCTGCCGGGATTCAGGACTTCTTCTACAAAGATGAATCTGTTCTTAAAACAATGCTGGCTGCTTTTATTCAGCAGTGCCGACAGATCGGGATGGACTCGATCGTCATGAATTTTTTCGGTCGACAGGAAATCGGAAAGCTGTTATCGCGATTCGGATTTTTCCAACGCAAGTCGGCGACTCAGGTCTTCGTATATCAGAACCCTCAGTTCTCTGATTTACAGATGGATACGATCCTTGACCCGGAACACTGGCATCTGACCAACGCCGAGTTGCTGTCTTAA
- a CDS encoding outer membrane protein assembly factor BamB family protein translates to MSGGFLDDNAFSEQRPRRTDSYEINDLLFLGFNSRVLALDRDTGALIWSWKAPKGRSGYVAVMVDEEQLFVSIDGYTYCLDPFNGNQLWFNGLKGFGYGIPTLATAGNHTNSAGAAEMRAREQRRRNNNAQ, encoded by the coding sequence ATGAGTGGCGGATTTCTGGATGACAATGCGTTCTCAGAGCAGAGACCACGCAGAACCGACTCTTACGAGATCAACGATCTGCTCTTCCTCGGATTCAACTCGCGTGTTCTGGCATTAGACCGAGACACCGGTGCTCTGATCTGGAGCTGGAAAGCGCCTAAAGGACGCTCCGGCTATGTTGCGGTCATGGTGGATGAAGAACAGCTGTTTGTCTCCATTGATGGATACACTTACTGTCTCGATCCCTTCAATGGGAATCAGCTCTGGTTCAATGGCCTCAAAGGCTTCGGTTATGGTATCCCCACCCTGGCGACTGCAGGTAACCATACCAACTCAGCCGGGGCCGCCGAAATGCGAGCCCGCGAACAGCGCAGGCGGAACAATAATGCACAATAA
- a CDS encoding tetratricopeptide repeat protein — translation MKRQIAGMLVGFYLVSGCGAESQPAAQQAVKSDKAQSVEQKQPAQQDTAAVKPEASAKPVETPSTSEPVAQQASVDQAAQKKAEELFLQARALIKQGKLPDATRVLNSAITLNPQVAKYYFHRGSAWADLKQDANAIVDLTKAIDMQPGVAQYYYTRALFFMTRGGGQLALNDFTKAIELKPDSHHAYNNRGLLFATSGKLKEARADFEQVLKIKPDSLDAMNNLGFTLMNLGEGDEAIKILNKVIQENPKYLNAYDNRGLAWQKQEKYDKAIADFTKAIELSPQNQKFYRQRMTAYESAGDQKKADADKQKLVWLQQLAAINDQLVKDPENTELLLERAQFFLASEERESAMQDYAKIVELTQDTGRGYLIRGALYLEEKELDRCIQECSRSIKIQPNPEAYSVRGDAFMQRGDLDHALRDFERARRIDEVVAQAYLKRSENYKKQGKHKLAAEDFERAVAIDPSLGPEKLNKEKTAAKPVIRPID, via the coding sequence ATGAAGCGTCAGATTGCAGGGATGCTGGTCGGTTTCTATCTGGTTAGTGGATGTGGTGCTGAGTCGCAACCAGCTGCACAGCAAGCAGTTAAATCAGATAAAGCACAATCCGTGGAGCAAAAGCAGCCTGCGCAGCAGGACACCGCCGCCGTGAAACCGGAGGCCAGTGCGAAGCCAGTCGAGACACCATCAACCTCTGAACCTGTGGCACAGCAGGCGTCTGTCGATCAGGCCGCTCAGAAGAAAGCGGAAGAGCTGTTCCTGCAGGCACGTGCCTTGATTAAACAGGGCAAGCTGCCTGATGCGACGCGGGTACTCAACTCGGCCATTACGCTGAATCCCCAGGTCGCCAAATACTATTTCCATCGAGGCAGCGCCTGGGCAGACCTGAAGCAGGACGCCAACGCCATCGTGGACTTGACCAAAGCCATCGACATGCAGCCTGGCGTTGCCCAGTATTATTACACACGGGCACTGTTTTTTATGACCCGGGGCGGCGGACAGCTCGCGCTGAACGATTTCACCAAAGCGATCGAACTCAAGCCCGATAGTCACCATGCTTACAATAACCGTGGGCTGCTCTTCGCGACGTCTGGCAAGCTCAAGGAAGCCCGTGCTGATTTCGAACAGGTGCTCAAGATCAAACCGGATAGCCTGGACGCCATGAACAACCTGGGATTCACACTGATGAATCTGGGCGAAGGTGATGAGGCGATTAAGATCTTAAACAAAGTCATTCAGGAAAACCCGAAGTATCTGAACGCTTATGATAACCGGGGACTGGCCTGGCAGAAGCAGGAAAAATACGACAAGGCGATTGCCGATTTCACAAAGGCAATTGAACTCAGCCCACAGAACCAGAAGTTCTATCGTCAACGGATGACGGCGTATGAGTCAGCGGGTGACCAGAAAAAAGCAGACGCGGACAAACAGAAACTGGTCTGGTTACAGCAGCTGGCTGCCATAAATGATCAGCTGGTTAAGGATCCGGAAAATACCGAGTTGCTGCTGGAACGGGCACAGTTCTTTCTCGCTTCAGAAGAACGTGAATCTGCCATGCAGGATTACGCGAAGATCGTCGAACTGACCCAGGATACCGGCCGCGGTTACCTGATTCGGGGCGCACTCTATCTTGAAGAGAAAGAGCTGGATCGTTGTATTCAGGAATGTTCGCGTTCCATCAAAATCCAGCCGAATCCCGAGGCTTACTCAGTCCGCGGCGATGCTTTCATGCAACGGGGCGATCTCGATCATGCTTTGCGCGATTTTGAACGTGCCCGCCGGATTGACGAAGTCGTTGCCCAGGCATATCTGAAACGCTCTGAAAATTACAAGAAGCAGGGCAAACATAAACTGGCGGCGGAAGACTTCGAACGTGCGGTTGCCATCGATCCTTCCCTGGGACCGGAAAAACTGAATAAAGAGAAAACGGCTGCAAAACCCGTGATCCGTCCCATCGATTAA
- the ispG gene encoding (E)-4-hydroxy-3-methylbut-2-enyl-diphosphate synthase has translation MQLPRNPTREVKIGSAVIGNANPIAVQSMTATKTSNIDATVAQIHSLEEAGADIVRVAVDNRREAAALIEIRKQTTVPISVDLQENYRLAEVIAPYVNKLRYNPGHLYHHEPEKPWQDKVRFIAEIARDNDCALRVGVNCGSVDPAKLEKYDPADSISPMLESALDHCTFLESIDFTRFCVSLKDSDPAKVVEVNTRFAAQRPDIPLHLGVTEAGMPPDGVIKTRMAFEQLISKGIGDTIRVSLTVPNDRKGEEIEAGRAILKDIAEGRVRTVVDFDLKGLNIISCPSCSRVENEVFVDLAADVKKMTEYAKDHKLTIAVMGCRVNGPGETDDADLGLWCGPNYVNLKKGSESLGRYSYDEILPRLKSELDALIEEQTAQI, from the coding sequence TTGCAGTTACCACGTAACCCGACCAGAGAAGTGAAAATTGGCTCAGCTGTCATCGGCAACGCGAATCCGATCGCCGTCCAGAGTATGACAGCGACCAAGACCAGCAACATCGATGCCACTGTTGCCCAGATTCACTCCCTGGAAGAGGCAGGGGCGGACATCGTGCGTGTGGCCGTCGATAATCGTCGCGAAGCAGCCGCCCTGATCGAAATTCGCAAGCAGACGACGGTTCCCATCAGCGTGGACCTGCAGGAGAACTACCGTCTGGCGGAAGTCATAGCCCCATACGTGAATAAACTCCGCTACAATCCGGGGCACCTGTATCACCACGAACCGGAAAAACCCTGGCAGGATAAAGTCCGCTTCATTGCCGAAATTGCCCGCGACAATGATTGTGCACTCCGCGTCGGAGTCAACTGTGGCTCGGTCGACCCTGCCAAGCTGGAAAAGTACGATCCTGCAGACTCGATTTCTCCGATGCTGGAAAGCGCCCTGGATCACTGTACGTTTCTGGAATCGATCGACTTCACACGCTTCTGTGTCTCTCTGAAAGATTCGGATCCCGCGAAAGTCGTCGAAGTTAATACTCGTTTCGCTGCTCAGCGACCCGATATCCCGCTGCACCTGGGTGTTACCGAAGCCGGCATGCCTCCCGACGGGGTCATCAAGACACGCATGGCCTTCGAGCAGTTGATCAGCAAAGGGATCGGCGACACGATTCGCGTTTCGCTAACTGTCCCCAATGACCGCAAGGGGGAAGAAATCGAAGCCGGCCGCGCGATTCTGAAAGACATCGCGGAAGGCCGGGTACGAACGGTCGTCGACTTTGATCTGAAGGGGCTGAACATCATCAGCTGCCCCAGTTGCTCCCGGGTAGAGAATGAAGTTTTCGTCGACCTGGCGGCTGACGTCAAGAAGATGACCGAGTACGCCAAAGACCACAAGCTGACGATTGCCGTGATGGGCTGTCGCGTAAATGGACCGGGCGAAACCGATGATGCCGACCTGGGACTCTGGTGTGGTCCGAATTATGTGAATCTCAAAAAAGGGAGTGAATCTCTGGGACGCTACTCCTATGATGAGATTCTGCCGCGACTCAAAAGCGAACTGGATGCCCTGATTGAAGAACAGACGGCCCAGATTTAA
- the zwf gene encoding glucose-6-phosphate dehydrogenase, producing MANSNSSNDLTTATILIFGASGDLTARKLIPSLYDLWSEGYLCENLPIIGLARRSKTDEEFRNEQRDTVSQFTRTGTVTDEKWEQFSKRLYYREVDITDESDHVHLKDTIEAVERETLGDTISKRVAYLATAPSLFHPSVQALSRAGMVPKNTSEEWLRVVIEKPFGHDLESAQELSTQLSELLSEDQIYRIDHYLGKETVQNILLFRLSNSIFEPLLNRNHVDHVQITVAESQGIEHGRGGYYDRSGALRDVLQNHVLQLLCLIAMEPPALFSGEEIRDEKLKVLKTLAPGSKGPISDWAIAGQYTAGQSFGQAVPGYREEERVPADSRRETFVAMEVMVENWRWEGVPFYLRTGKRLPERVSEIAIQFKHPPMNLFTTVECDGDICSLVERKPNELIFRIQPKESISMKFSTKRPGMQYQIQPVTMDFAFEDAYHKSLPEAYERLLMDVLRGDSTLFTRSDELEAAWKFVTPVLDQWEKGDHTPEPYYAGTWGPSGATNLLSKSGRHWRTPSTSKKE from the coding sequence ATGGCCAATTCAAACTCTTCGAACGATCTGACCACCGCAACCATTCTTATCTTCGGAGCCTCAGGCGATTTGACCGCCCGTAAGTTAATTCCATCACTCTATGATCTGTGGAGTGAAGGTTACCTCTGTGAAAATCTGCCGATCATTGGTCTGGCACGTCGCTCCAAGACGGATGAAGAGTTCCGCAACGAGCAGCGCGACACCGTCTCACAGTTCACCCGCACCGGGACAGTCACCGATGAAAAATGGGAACAGTTTTCGAAACGGCTCTACTACCGGGAAGTCGATATCACAGACGAGAGCGATCACGTCCACCTCAAGGACACGATCGAAGCGGTCGAACGGGAAACTTTAGGGGACACGATTTCGAAGCGGGTTGCCTACCTGGCCACGGCTCCCTCACTGTTTCACCCGTCTGTGCAGGCACTCTCCCGCGCAGGGATGGTTCCCAAAAATACGAGCGAAGAGTGGTTGCGGGTCGTCATTGAAAAACCATTCGGTCACGATCTGGAATCGGCCCAGGAGCTCAGTACCCAGTTAAGCGAACTGCTCAGCGAAGATCAGATCTACCGCATCGACCATTACCTGGGTAAAGAGACCGTACAGAACATTCTGCTCTTCCGGTTGAGTAACTCGATCTTTGAACCTCTCCTGAACCGTAATCATGTCGACCACGTCCAGATCACCGTAGCGGAGTCACAGGGGATCGAGCATGGCCGGGGCGGCTATTACGATCGCTCGGGAGCCCTGCGGGATGTGTTACAGAATCACGTGCTGCAACTGCTCTGTCTGATCGCCATGGAACCGCCGGCTCTGTTCAGCGGCGAAGAAATTCGCGATGAAAAACTGAAAGTGTTAAAAACGCTGGCCCCCGGATCGAAAGGCCCGATCTCCGATTGGGCGATTGCCGGTCAATACACGGCCGGCCAGTCATTCGGACAGGCTGTTCCCGGTTACCGTGAAGAAGAACGAGTTCCCGCCGACTCCCGTCGGGAAACATTCGTAGCGATGGAAGTCATGGTTGAGAACTGGCGTTGGGAAGGGGTTCCCTTCTATCTACGCACCGGCAAACGACTGCCGGAGCGGGTCAGTGAAATTGCCATCCAGTTCAAACACCCGCCCATGAATCTGTTTACGACCGTTGAATGTGATGGCGACATCTGTTCGCTGGTCGAACGCAAGCCGAACGAACTGATCTTCCGCATTCAGCCCAAAGAGTCGATCTCGATGAAGTTTTCAACGAAGCGGCCCGGGATGCAGTATCAGATCCAGCCGGTCACCATGGACTTTGCCTTTGAAGACGCCTATCACAAAAGTCTGCCCGAAGCATACGAGCGACTGCTAATGGACGTTCTCCGCGGGGACTCCACGCTGTTTACCCGTAGCGATGAGCTGGAGGCTGCCTGGAAATTCGTCACACCCGTGCTCGACCAGTGGGAGAAAGGTGATCATACACCGGAACCTTATTATGCAGGTACCTGGGGCCCCTCAGGGGCAACAAACCTGCTGAGCAAATCCGGCCGACACTGGCGAACCCCTTCTACCAGCAAGAAGGAATAA
- a CDS encoding VanZ family protein, which yields MHRYQLLIRTLLILYLMVLFTATHVPLKKGTIPQGTDVPLHFIAYAGLAFLLTWWLSLRWDRLSLKRLLLIVVGVSLFGIVDELLQGIPVLKREPSIKDWVADTLGAALGVVLYLLLSKPLQVLKQKLAGPQESEQTDSAD from the coding sequence ATGCATCGTTATCAACTTTTGATTCGTACGCTGCTGATTCTATACTTGATGGTGCTGTTTACCGCGACGCACGTCCCTTTGAAAAAAGGGACGATCCCCCAGGGAACCGATGTGCCTCTGCATTTTATCGCTTACGCAGGGCTGGCGTTTCTGCTGACCTGGTGGCTGTCACTGCGCTGGGATCGACTGTCCCTGAAGCGTCTGCTGTTGATCGTAGTGGGCGTGAGCCTGTTTGGGATTGTTGATGAGCTCTTACAGGGCATACCGGTATTAAAGCGGGAACCGAGCATCAAGGACTGGGTTGCCGATACGCTGGGAGCCGCCCTGGGAGTCGTACTGTACCTGCTGCTCTCAAAGCCACTGCAGGTACTGAAGCAAAAGTTAGCGGGACCGCAGGAGTCAGAGCAGACTGACTCTGCGGATTAA